The Solea senegalensis isolate Sse05_10M unplaced genomic scaffold, IFAPA_SoseM_1 scf7180000016038, whole genome shotgun sequence genome includes the window TAAGGTCAAATGTTTTTAAGTGTATAATTACTTTCTCAAAATTGCAGGGGTGGCCATCTTGTATTTGTCTCCTctttaagatattttttttcatgtcataaacactgaccctgtcaggaccagttgtcctcatggagaccaaaacctggtcctaatgaggcagaacctcatttctgaggaactggttaagttcaggattaaatcatttgaattgtggttaggtttcAGTTAGGGTTAGTCATGAAGTGGCTGTggttaaggctttgtttagtcgTGTGTGCGTTACCTGATCCAGCTTGTAGAattccttcctctcttcctgtgtgcagctgcgTCCGATAGGGGAGACGTTCAACATGCCATTACGGAATTCAATAAACGTTcccctgaaaaaaacaaaaaaaatttcCATTACTTCAGtcctgtcctttgttttgtaaagcgtctttgagtgtcaacgatgtattattattattattgttgttgttgttattattgttcagTCTAAATTAAAGTGAAACCACAACTGCTTAATGATTTAAACTAAGTCTGAACTCAGTCTGTGGCATAATTTTATCACCTGAACGTTTATCCTGATAAagcactctcctgcaccaaagtccacagagaaaatcagtgattcactgctgcctccatcacttcaaatgtctgattttgtctcttcagtgtttgaaatccaacgttcagattcacctcagtgacacaaagtgaccacacggggcagcagaggagcagcagctcctgtgattccctctctggactttggtgtgggagagtgagagtaaatcttttatttatttttatctctgtGTTATGAGCAAACATTGatcatgtgatgatgatgatgatgtcagaacCTCTTCTTAGGCAGTTTGATCTTGGCCATGTAGTTGAGACAGAAGTTGATGAACTCCTGCAGCAGTTCCTCTCCCATATGAGCCTGGATGGActgacaagacaagacaagacaagacaagacagcGTCAACTTCCCTCATCTTTCACGTGATCAAATGTCCACATTTAGACTCAAAACTCACCTGTTCCGGACCGCCTACTCCCTCTAACCTCCCTGCTTTTATCGTCACTTccctattttattgtgttgattttatgtgtttttttggttttatctAATTGTGCGATTTTAATTCAttctgtttgtaaagtgtccttgagtgacctgaaaggcgcttttaaattaaatttgttattattattattattattattattattgttattatgtctGTCCCAAAGCATCAAATACCTGGATAGACACCAACTGTCCATATCTGTAGGCCACCAGACCATTCTCAGCAAAGACGTAGTCCACTTCCTGGATCACTGCACACAAAGAACAGAGTCACACAAttcagaaagacagacagaattCAGAAGGACAGGCGGGATTCAGAAGGACAGACGGGATTTAGAAGGACAAACAGGGTCCAGAATGACAAACAGGGTTCAGAAGAACAGACCGAGTTCAGAAGGACAGACTGAGTTCAAAAGAACAGACAGGATTCAGAAGGACAGACGGGATTCCGAAGGACAGACGGGGTTCATAAGGACAGAAAGGATTCAGAACACTGGACCAGAACAGATGTGGACGTGTCTCACCATCGTTACCCAGCTGCTCCATGATCTTGTTGAGGTCAGATCCTCCAACGACTCCAACTCGAACACGAGTTCGCAACTTCTGCAGGAACTGGGACATTTCTGGAGTCGCACGCTGACACGTAGCAAAAAAAGATGTCAGTGAGACACTTAGTTAACGTCAGTGAGACACTTAGTTAATGTCAGTGAGACAAAAACTACTATTTCATGTTTACATGgtttaattctgttttcttctaaaggttttaaatgttctttattTATAGTTGATTTACCTGAAGCGTACACATCAAAAATGATACATTCATGAATCCAGAgagacttcctgtgtgcagcttaatatcatatatatcTGTATG containing:
- the pmm2 gene encoding phosphomannomutase 2, with the protein product MNAASADTSTLCLFDVDGTLTAARQRATPEMSQFLQKLRTRVRVGVVGGSDLNKIMEQLGNDVIQEVDYVFAENGLVAYRYGQLVSIQSIQAHMGEELLQEFINFCLNYMAKIKLPKKRGTFIEFRNGMLNVSPIGRSCTQEERKEFYKLDQKEKIRETFVSVLKEEFKGRGLSFSIGGQISFDVFPDGWDKRYCLGIVEKDKYSTVHFFGDKTKPGGNDHEIFSDPRTIGHEVTCPEETQQICQQLFFS